A window from Malania oleifera isolate guangnan ecotype guangnan chromosome 7, ASM2987363v1, whole genome shotgun sequence encodes these proteins:
- the LOC131160431 gene encoding NADH dehydrogenase [ubiquinone] 1 alpha subcomplex subunit 1, translated as MTMIWLEAMLPLGIIAGMLCVMGNAQYYIHKAAHGRPKHIGSDMWDVAMERRDKKIMEILTADASQN; from the exons ATGACGATGATCTGGTTGGAGGCGATGCTTCCTCTGGGAATCATCGCAGGAATGCTGTGCGTGATGGGAAATGCTCAGTATTACATCCACAAGGCCGCTCATGGCCGG CCGAAGCATATCGGAAGCGACATGTGGGACGTGGCCATGGAAAGAAGAGACAAGAAGATCATGGAGATTCTCACCGCTGATGCTTCTCAAAATTAG
- the LOC131160432 gene encoding uncharacterized protein LOC131160432: protein MGLLRSLAMLLLSIWLLFWSPKVRAQSSGFSVGPARSLDALLQDYAYRAFVRPRTGIPYDGVVPSNLTGIKIAAMRLRSGSLRSKGVEMYKEFVIPIGVLEHPYVRRLVLVYQNLGNWSSRYYHLDGYMHLAPVVGLLAYDASNLSATNLPELNITASGEPITIKFQNLKSVSDGSVAKCVHFDLHGLVNFSNVASGNVCSTTQQGHFSIVVESTAPSPAPLPPTPSGGAPTVEPSGGKSNSKVWIIVGSVVGGVLLLFLLAFLVLWVGKYKRRKKMQQMEKAADVGEAFQMTSVGNTKAPIAMVTRTQPILESEYVP, encoded by the coding sequence ATGGGGCTTCTTCGAAGTCTCGCGATGCTTCTTCTGTCCATTTGGTTATTATTCTGGTCTCCGAAGGTGAGAGCTCAATCTTCTGGATTTTCTGTTGGCCCTGCACGTTCCCTAGACGCACTTCTTCAAGATTATGCATACAGGGCCTTTGTTCGCCCAAGAACAGGCATTCCTTACGATGGTGTTGTTCCTTCAAATTTAACTGGGATTAAGATTGCAGCAATGAGGCTCAGAAGTGGTAGCTTAAGAAGTAAAGGTGTTGAAATGTACAAAGAATTTGTCATTCCTATTGGTGTTTTAGAGCACCCATATGTGCGAAGACTTGTTCTGGTGTACCAGAACTTGGGAAATTGGTCTTCAAGGTATTACCATCTAGATGGTTATATGCATTTAGCTCCTGTCGTGGGTCTTCTTGCTTATGATGCATCAAACTTATCAGCTACAAATTTGCCTGAATTGAACATTACAGCATCCGGGGAACCCATAACAATCAAGTTTCAGAATTTGAAATCAGTGTCGGATGGGTCAGTTGCCAAGTGTGTTCACTTTGATTTGCATGGTTTGGTCAATTTCAGCAATGTAGCATCAGGTAATGTGTGCTCAACGACCCAACAGGGGCATTTCTCCATAGTGGTAGAGTCAACTGCGCCTTCTCCGGCACCATTGCCTCCTACCCCAAGTGGTGGAGCCCCAACAGTTGAACCAAGTGGTGGGAAGAGCAATTCCAAGGTCTGGATAATTGTTGGCTCTGTGGTGGGTggggttttgttgttgtttttgttagCGTTCCTGGTATTGTGGGTGGGGAAGTATAAGCGCAGGAAGAAAATGCAACAGATGGAGAAAGCTGCAGATGTGGGGGAAGCCTTCCAGATGACCTCAGTGGGGAACACCAAAGCTCCGATAGCAATGGTGACTCGGACGCAACCTATCCTAGAGAGTGAATATGTGCCCTAA